In one Magallana gigas chromosome 7, xbMagGiga1.1, whole genome shotgun sequence genomic region, the following are encoded:
- the LOC105327645 gene encoding uncharacterized protein isoform X3, translating to MFSARQRESMKTPKFQRLNGWDLPVGNDPLDIVAWTSLQTALHSKKDRKKSKSPAEDLTHKHVPNYRCSALEEPTEFERNSLHRRLFVKEATATEQSQVRPIKRSKTTLSLTTVRTNQSTVLQKVVDVTEESYKETTKSRDDIDVLTRVVEKELESKNETVPKRSRSVPVPFIPDRSEQGPSFRRLLYYARKYGSKDGPVEEEDEGYGSKTPSAEDKDVTSLFEGFSAQGFREASLDNNGHMEKGKKFAKFLYTHQIPRATSLFEESEDDRTNRFGRQSLKYYKTGYVEEKESLFVRRMLTRSHTSVGQYESSSFHNIEDMKPAIVPRKITIQNAQEDETTPRGEQPAAPLEKKTFYEPHKTVVKQNAFAQSQSDRPQYPVNCTSPEFKFAHLPQRPTSKKQQRDANPSSSTRKGLTESAKKRRTPSFELFRAHTSVCMPLGDLLPAVDRSLKKVSASKSKQNQSSQVSQSMPESLSSILSVRKSYDEVQQAGLEYIMNKHGKGIVSPPFRNSNATTNTEPTTNVKPMLEKPVKPQNTTPSRISLDDFASVSSLSTSREENKAKPTPATSNTPSKQREGVPSLALSMSGIDIEIKHGIIDKNLKAIGKVRFTAHPDKDTKKKLRDAFSRFYNKQPYGANSPGNNWTEELKFMWNT from the exons ATGTTCTCGGCAAGACAGAGGGAGTCTAT gAAAACTCCCAAATTTCAGCGACTAAATGGCTGGGATCTTCCTGTTGGAAATGACCCTCTAG ACATAGTTGCATGGACGAGTCTTCAAACTGCTCTTCACTCAAAGAAAG accgaaaaaaatcaaaatctccTGCAGAGGATTTAACCCACAAACATGTTCCAAACTACCGTTGTTCAGCATTAGAGGAACCAACAGAGTTCGAGCGGAATAGCCTGCACCGAAGGCTCTTTGTAAAAGAAGCAACAGCAACAGAACAGTCACAAGTTAGACCGATAAAGCGGTCCAAAACAACCCTATCACTGACCACAGTCCGAACCAATCAAAGTACTGTACTGCAGAAAGTCGTCGATGTGACGGAGGAGAGCTACAAGgaaacaacaaaatcaagagACGATATTGATGTACTTACTAGAGTTGTAGAAAAAGAGTTGGAAAGCAAAAATGAAACTGTTCCTAAGCGGAGTCGGAGTGTTCCGGTGCCTTTTATACCGGACCGATCGGAGCAAGGCCCGTCCTTCCGGCGGTTATTGTATTACGCGCGAAAATACGGATCAAAAGACGGTCCAGTGGAAGAGGAAGACGAAGGTTATGGGTCCAAAACCCCGAGCGCAGAGGATAAAGATGTCACTAGTCTTTTTGAGGGTTTCTCGGCCCAAGGTTTTCGAGAAGCTTCTTTAGACAATAATGGACATATGGAGAAGGGTAAGAAATTTGCAAAATTCTTATATACGCATCAAATTCCTAGAGCAACGTCATTGTTTGAAGAGTCAGAGGACGACAGAACCAATAGATTTGGTAGACAGAGTCTGAAGTATTACAAGACAGGATATGTAGAGGAAAAAGAGAGTTTGTTTGTGAGGAGAATGTTAACTAGATCACACACGAGTGTAGGTCAGTATGAGAGTTCTTCATTTCACAATATTGAGGACATGAAACCTGCCATTGTTCCCAGAAAAATCACCATTCAAAACGCGCAGGAGGATGAGACAACACCGAGAGGCGAACAACCCGCCGCCCCCTTAGAAAAGAAAACGTTTTACGAACCGCACAAAACTGTAGTGAAACAAAATGCATTTGCTCAAAGTCAAAGTGACAGGCCGCAATACCCGGTGAATTGCACGAGCCCAGAGTTTAAATTTGCACACTTACCACAACGGCCAACGTCGAAAAAACAGCAGAGAGATGCAAACCCTTCCAGCAGTACGAGGAAAGGTTTGACAGAATCCGCCAAGAAACGTAGGACCCCTAGTTTTGAATTGTTTAGGGCCCACACTAGTGTCTGTATGCCGTTAGGAGATCTGCTACCAGCAGTCGATCGAAGTCTGAAAAAAGTAAGCGCTTCAAAGTCCAAACAGAACCAGTCATCTCAGGTATCACAGTCCATGCCAGAATCACTTAGTTCCATATTGTCCGTCCGGAAATCTTACGACGAGGTCCAGCAGGCAGGGCTGGAGTATATCATGAACAAACACGGAAAG GGAATTGTATCGCCACCATTTCGAAATTCAAATGCCACAACAAACACAGAGCCCACTACCAACGTTAAACCAATGTTGGAAAAACCAGTGAAACCTCAGAACACAACGCCATCTAGAATCAGCCTC GACGATTTTGCATCCGTGTCCTCGCTATCGACGTCAAGAGAGGAAAACAAAGCGAAACCAACCCCAGCCACATCGAACACCCCCAGCAAGCAGCGGGAGGG GGTCCCGTCTCTAGCGCTTAGCATGTCGGGAATTGATATCGAAATAAAACACGGGATTATTGATAAAAACTTGAAGGCCATCGGGAA